GCGCAACGAGGCGGCGTTGAACGAGGTGGCCCAGGCCATCCGCGACCTTCATAGCGAAGAGGCGGCCCGCGTTTATCCCCATGATGTGACCGATTACGCGGCGGTACCCGAGATGTTTCGCCGCATTCTCGCCGAGATGGAGCGCATTGATGCGGTGATCTACACCGCCGGCGTGCTGCATCCCGTGGCGGAAGACGAATACGACTTCACCAAGGATCGCCCCATGCTGGAGGTCAACCTGCTAGGCGCAGTGGCCTGGCTGGGACAAGCGGCCGCCTACTTCCAAACCCAGGGCCAAGGCCACATCGTAGGCCTCTCCTCGGTGGCGGGCGACCGCGGCCGGGTGAAAAACCCGACCTACCAGGCCAGCAAGGCCGGCCTGACCAACTACCTGGAAAGCCTGCGCAATCGCCTCAGCCGCCACGGCGTGCATGTGCTCACCGTCAAGCCGGGATTTGTGGACACCCCCATGTTGCAACAGGCCGGGGGAGCGGCCTTCTGGGTCATCTCTCCCGAAAAAGCCGCGGCCG
The window above is part of the Anaerolineae bacterium genome. Proteins encoded here:
- a CDS encoding SDR family NAD(P)-dependent oxidoreductase, whose protein sequence is MNALIPSPVAVIVGASSGIGAALARQLADEGYRVALVARNEAALNEVAQAIRDLHSEEAARVYPHDVTDYAAVPEMFRRILAEMERIDAVIYTAGVLHPVAEDEYDFTKDRPMLEVNLLGAVAWLGQAAAYFQTQGQGHIVGLSSVAGDRGRVKNPTYQASKAGLTNYLESLRNRLSRHGVHVLTVKPGFVDTPMLQQAGGAAFWVISPEKAAADITKALRKKKQVIYTPARWRWLMLVIQHIPSFIFRRLRF